The following DNA comes from Leucoraja erinacea ecotype New England chromosome 38, Leri_hhj_1, whole genome shotgun sequence.
acctaagtcaagggttcccaacctgttgTAAATTtaaccccagggggtaaatttgttgattgtggatttgtagatattttttctcattgactgactgtgtttggttctggtataccgggatctgttcatcattagttgtccaTAAATAcgggaaataacattgttatctgctattaaagttgccaggggtaaacgggacgaacaaGTTTGGGAACCCCTGAGctaagtggatctgcaatcacgcattacatTCACTCCACTCTATGAAACCACTGCTCAAACAGCACTGGACAGTCATTCccttttgtcatgtatctgtacactgtggacggctcgattgtaatcatgtgtagtctatccactgactggttagcacgcaacaaaagcttttcactgtacctcaatacatgtgataataaactaacctgaactcaACTTAAGAGAAGTggtcagagagaggagagaggagggaggtgttTACTGAGGGTGATTGAAGAAGTATTGGACACAAAGGGAGGATAATagtcccagtttagtttagagccacagcacggaaacagacccttcggcccaccgagtccgtgctgaccagcgatccccgcactctaacactgtcccacacgcaagggacaattctaaaggctctgaagaagggtctcgacccaaaacgtcacccattccttctctccggagatgctgcctgtcgcgctgagttactccagcattttgtgtctgtcagtgCTTATTGCATTACAACGTGCCCCAGTTAACTgagcctctccttcctctctccccactgccccacaGGCTGAAGGGCTGCTACGAGTCCCTGTACATCGGTTTCCCTCTGGAGGCCATGGTTGATCTCACGGGGGGAGTGCCAGAGTTGTTTCAGATCGACGAGATGCCCAAGAACCTTTGGAAGTTCCTGAAGAAACTCCTGGACAAAGGCTCCATCATCTGCTGTGCTAAGCCGGTGACTGCGAACAACATTTAATAAATAGTACGACACGATAGATACAATacgatttatcccaggagggaaattaatatgccaacagtcataacacataaaatacatgaaattaaagtgacaagtggaaaggattaagGATGCGCAgattggggaaggggggaggggggagtcagtctcagtctaccccacgacagaagggggagtagttgtacagtttgatagccacagaggaAGAAGGATCaactgtggcgttctgtgctgcatcttggtggaacaagtctgttgctgaaggtgctcctcaggttgaccagtgtgtgaacACTGAGTAAGAGTGATTTTCTATTGGGGGATctagttaatagacaatagacaataggtgcaggagtaggccatttggcccttcaagccagcaccgccattcaatgtgatcatggctgatcatccccaatcagtgtcccgttcctgccttctccccatatcccctgcgctatttttaagagccctatctagctctcttgaaagcatccagagaagctgcctccaccgtcctctgaggcagagaattccacagactcactactctctgtgagaaaaagtgtttcttcgtctccgttctaaatggcctactccttcttaaactgtgtgtgtggcccctggttctggactcgtccaacatcgggaacatgtttcctgtctctagtgtgtccaagcccttaacaacaggcagagatagatagattcttgattagtgcgggtgtcgggggttatgggggggaaggcaggagagcgGGGTTCTATCAGACGGGGTGGCGGTTCTACCAATGACTCTATCAGACAGCTGACGTTTGAACTCTTTGTTCCCTGTGCAGGGTCCCGTGGGGGTATTGAGTGAACgaggcatcatctctgggcaTGCGTACTCGGTGACAGGTGTTGACCAGGTGAGCCACTCCTGTTGCATGGACTGCATTTGTGTTAGTTGCAGAATGACTGCATGGGGGCTCCCTGCATCTTGCACCTGTGATTGAACGATCGAGGAGAGACCCtctcacgtgtaggaaggaactgcggatgtgggtttacaccgaagatagacacaaaaggctggagtaactcagcgggtcagattcagattcagattcagattcaattttaattgtcattgtcagtgtatagtacagagacaacgaaatgcatttagcatctccctggaagagcgacatagcaaacgatttgaataaataataataagtgtccgggggggggggtggtgattggcagtcaccgaggtacgttgttgagtagagtgacagccgccggaaagaagctgttcctcgacctgctggttcggcaacggagagacctgtagcgcctcccggatggtaggagggtaaacagtccatggttggggtgagagcagtccttggcgatgctgagcgccctccgcagacagcgcttgctttggacagactcaatggaggggagcgaggaaccggtgatgcgcgttgggcaattttcaccaccccctctgcaatgccttccggtcggagacagagcagttgccataccatactgtgatgcagttggtaaggatgctctcgatggtgcagcggtagaagttcaccaggatctgaggagacagatggaccttcttcagtctcctcaggaagaagagacgctgatgggccttcttgatcagagtagaggtatagtgggtccaagagaggggtcaggcagcatctctggagagaaggaatgggtgatgtttcaggtcgagtctgaagcgtcacccattccttctctccagagatgctgcttatcccgctgagttactccagcattttgtgtctacggtgtaaacccgcatctgcagttccttcctatacaagtagaaacaggaggtggccattctgCCCCTCAAACCCTGTCCACCATTCAACAAGATCCGGGATAATTTTCAGCTCAACGGCACAGTCCTGCACCAATCTCGTATCCCTGAATATACGCACCATGTCTGTGTGCAAATGTTACCCATGGAGTCTCtgttaaatatttctcctctcactGGAGCAGTACATTGATGCTGcattaccgtgccagagacccctgttcggtcctgacctcgggtgctgtctttctggagtttgcacgttctctctatgaccacgtgtgtttcctctatgggtgctccattttccacccacatcccaaagacgtgcaggttgttagatgaattggctctctgtaaatagcccctaatgtgcaggaagtgggtgagaaagtgggataacatagaacaagtgtgaatgggtgattaatggttggcatggactcggtgggccgaagggcctgctttcatcctatatctctaaactaaactaaacgttaaaccaatgccctccggTTGTCAACTTccctatcctggggaaaagacgGGAGGTCGCTCCTCAGCTCCCTACACTCCAGAGAAATAGGTCCCAGAGTGTCCAGCTTCTCCTTATATCACACGCCCTCCGGTCCAGCCAACACTCTGATGTACTCTTGCGTGCAACGTGCTTATGTTTGTGACGAGTTTGCGGACTGGTGATTGCCTTTATTTTGCGGCTTCCCAGGTTCAACAGCGGGCAGACCGTGTGGAGCTGGTGCGGGTCCGAAACCCCTGGGGTAGAGTGGAGTGGAATGGAGCCTGGAGTGACgggtaaggagggagaaagagagagtatCAGAGTGCAAAGGAGagtgccctaagagctaaatctaactctctcttgaatacatcagagATTGTGTCATTATGATGCTGTAAATCATGCCGATTGGGCCATAAACATTCTGTTTGTTCTcctgacacaatagacaataggtgcaggaggaggccattcggcccttcgagccagcactgccattcatgtgatcatggctgatcatccacaatcagtgccccgttccttccttctccccgtatcccctgacttcgctatttttaagagccctatctagctctctcttgaaagcgtccagagaaggcaggaatggggtactgattggggatgatcagccatgatcacattgatttgcggtgctggctcgaagggccaaatggcctactcctgcacctattgtctattgtctattattgtctatcccatctacactagtcccaccagcccgcgtgtggcccatatccctccaaacctgtcccagccatgcacctgtccaaatgtttctttaacgttgcaatagtccctgcctcaaccacctcctctggcagtttgttccatgcacccacttaTCTTTGTGTGAAAACCCTTTGTATCTGAATGGAAAGATGTTCTTTGTCCCTTCGGCAGGTCCACAGAGTGGAGCACGGTCTCAGACAAACACCGTCCACAGACCGTACACCTGGAGGATGGAGAGTTTTGGTAAGAACCTCTGCTCGCCTCCCACTAACCATCCTCCCTTCTCCAGCCCCACTCCTTACTAGCTCGTCGCAAACACCACTGAGATCCGAGCTCATTCACTTGGGGATGTGGAGGCAGCTTTGCCAGATCTGATCTGATGGTTGGGGGCACAAAGGTTAAACTCACTGATGGACacgaagagctggagtaactcagcaggtcaggcaacatctctgaagtacatgggtaggcgatgttttgggttgggacccttcttcacactgaagaagttGTCTTCCCTTGAGTCTAAAGAGGATCCCGACCTGGagggaacgaatgggtgacgttttggaccggacttcttcagactccagagatgctgcctgtaccactgagttactcaagcatgttgtgtctatttgaAGTGTCTGCATGTGCATGTGCGGTTCCGTACTCCTACTGTTGTAGATTGTATGAAAGGTTTGGCGAGCTCATGATATCCTAACTgcagcgtttcaggtcgggacccatcttcacgtgtgtgtgtgtgtgtgtgtgtgtgtttttccccTCCCTGACCTTGCCCTCTGTGTCTGCTTTCACAAGGATGTCCGTTGAAGACTTCAAGAGTAACTTTGGCTCTGTGGAGATCTGCCACGTGAGCCTGGAGCAGCTCTCCAATGCCGAGGGGAAGCTGAAGCCCTGGGTACAGATGGTTTATGAGGGTCGCTGGGTTCGAGGCTTCTCGGCTGGAGGCAACCTACGCCACAAAGGTAGGGTGTCTATTTATCTATGTCTCTCTTCTGGTTCTGTGCCGCTGCAGGCTGCATCCATGCTCCTAGCCTCTCCGCGCGGCGCCCTATCAGCTTAAGCCCCCGGCTGctacaaagcttttccctgtacctcggtacaggtgaccataaactaaactggaccccGCGGCCTGTTGCTTGCAGACAAGTACTACTGGATGAACCCGCAGTTCAAACTCACCCTGTACGAGGAGGACGATGACCCCGATGACTCCGCGGTGAGCTGCACCTTCCTAGTGGCCCTGGCGCAGAAGCATAGGCGGAGGATGCAGCTGGCGGGAGCCGGCTTCCTGTTCATCGGCTTTGACGTCTTCCAGGTGAGCTCTtccactccacctccccctctccccacatgcCACCTAACCCCTCACACCATACTGGCCctatttccttcccccccccccatccccactccaCCTCCCCCGGCTCCCCTACCTTaagcccccccctctcctcaaacGCCACCTACCCCCCTACCCatgcctccacctcccccctccccccccaccaccccccccctccccactccacctcccccctccccctctcctcaaacGCCACCTACCCCCTACCcatgcctccccctccccactccacctcccccctccccccctctcctcaaacGCCACCTACCCCCCTACCCatgcctccaccccccccctcccccccctccccactccacctccccccctcccccaccacctccccctcccccccccccccccccccccccccccccccccccccccccccccccccccccccccccccccccccccccccccccccccccccctccccccccccccccccccccccactccacctcccccctcccccacctccctccccctcccccctcccctaccacctccccctctcctcaacgCCACCTACCCCCTACCCatgcctccacctcccccccgccccaccccctccccctccccctccccccccccctccccctaccccccctaccccccccctctcctcaaacGCCACCTACCCCCCTACccatcctccacctcccccctcccccacccacctccccctccccactccacctccccccctccccctctcctcaaacGCCCACCTACCCCCTACCCAcgtcccacccacctcccccctcccccccccctccccactccccacctccccacctcccccctcccccctccccctacccctcccctctcctcaaacgccacctacccccctccccatacctccccccccccccaccacctcacccctctccccaaacaccacctaccccctccccctcccccctccacccacatgccacctcccccctctccccacacccaacCTAACCCCTCCCACCACACGacacgattgttcccgatgttagggaagtccaggacaaggggtcacagcttaaggataaaggggaaatcctttaaaaccgagatgaggagaacttttttcacacagagagtggtgaatctctggaactctctgccacagagggtagttgaggccacacacagttcattggctatatttaagagggagttagatgtggcccttgtggctaaggcgatcagggggtatggagagaaggcaggtacgggatactgagttggatgatcagccatgatcatattgaatggcgaatggtgcaggctcgaagggccgaatggcctctactcctgcacctaatttctatgtttctatgacacctaCCCCCCTACCctcgcctccccctccccacacacgccACTTCCGCTATCCCCCCCTGCCACCTCCCTCCTACCCACCTCTCTGCCTCTGTCCTGACTGCAGGGAGACCCAGCCAGAGCCTACTTGACGCAGGAGGATCTGCGGGCAGCAGTGCCGGTGCTGTCCACCAAGGAGCACAAGGACAGCAGTGAAGTGTCCCTGCGCGGCTGCCTCCCCCCGGGCCACTACTTCATCGTCCCGTCCACCGTCAACCCCAACGAGGAGGGCGAGTTCCTCCTGCGAGTCTTCACCGAGAAGGGGAACCGGGCTGCGTAAGCAAGGGCCTCCTCGCCCCAGAACTGGGATGCCGAGAATcgctggaggggtggggggggaggggggggaagaggaaaagaCTCTCGCCTGGGCTTGAGGAGAGGTTGCACAATCTGGGGCCTCCTCTTTGGAGACGAAGCTGAGGGGTGAACTTCACCTGGACAGgtgcacggataggacaggtttagagagatatgggccaagcaggcaagtgggactagtgtagatgggacatgttggtcggtatgggcaagttgggccgaagggcctgtttccacacacgtGCCTCTTTCGAGGTGTACAAGGtcgtgaggggcatagataaagtgaacgctcacagtcttttccccagggtagcgcattctaaaactagagggcgtagACTTATGGTgaagagagatttaagagagacctCAGGAGGGCAGGCCGTAtttggattgagctgccagagcaagctGTGGAAGCagttttataagacatttggacagatatacggATAAGAAGGGTTTGGGGAGCTGTGGGTCAATGATTTAAAGGGGCAAATTCAAGCAAATGGGGAGAGTCTACTAAGCCAGCTTGGTgggtatgctggagaaactcagcacacgcgcacacacagcaGTGACTTTAATTCTGACCCATCAGTCAACAAAACATGCACTGGCCTTTCACAAATCAGTATGGAGGTATTAACTTGATCCTTCTGTCTTCTAGACCGGTGGAGAGGAATATGCTGGCAACCGACAGCCCACAGGCAAGTGGGGAGATGGAtgtttgtttatttgtgtgtgtgtgaatgtgtaccgagatacagtgaaaaacatttgtttgcttctctccagtcaaatcacataatacacgagtacaatcaggTCGTACACAAGTACAGCAGGGAGCGTAAAGAGATTATAcaaagagtcgagagtgttttattgtctcatgtcccagattgaacaatgaaatacttacctGCAGAATGCCAGTGTGCAAAGTGTAGTTTTATGGCATTAACAGTTACAGAGGAAAAGCGCAAGGTCTgataatgaggtaggttggaagatcgggacgacaccctagcttatggaaggactgttcagtagtctgatagttCAGTAGTGGGgcagaagctgttcatgaatctggtggtgtgtgctttcaggtTTGTGTATCTTCTGTCCGATGGGAGTGTGGAGAAGGGGGAATGACCAATGTGAAAACGTTGATCATCTTTAATCCTCTATCTCCAGGTTGTGCCTGACCTTGCCTACTGTCCACTCCCCTCTGCTGAAGATTCCAGGGACCTGTTTGACAAGTATTGTGGGCCGGTGAGTTTGCGTTCATTTGATCCTGTCATTCCCTCTTGCTCTCTTGCGGACTTGCTGCCTTCTACTTCTGCGGACTTGTGATGAAGCCTTGCTCCTAATCCAAGGTAACAACCAAGGTGGCTGCCCGGCCGGGTGGGGTGGTAGATATCATGTATCAAGGCCTCTGGTAGTCTGTTCATCCAGGGCTGGCAACCTTTGGAATGGAGGAAAAAATCAAACGATCCAACCGTTTCTGAAATTTATTGCTGCTGGACAGGCCAATCTTCAACATTTAATATTCCAGCATCCGTTTAATGCAGCTTTCTTCAAGGTGTTACATAGTAGAAAGTTtatacaagatcatgaagggTATAAGTGAAGTGAACACTCACTGTTTTTTGCCCAAGGTAGACTATTCTAAAATCAAGAGTGCATCGGCTAAGTgtgaaggggggagagattttggaaatgtcacctatttttctccagagatgctgcctgacctgctgttactgcagcattttgtgtcctctgTTGGGCCATTTGCATGCCTGATAATTAGTTTCAGTGGGTAGAGATATGTGGATTAattctgtgtaagaaagaactgcagatgctggtgtaaatcgaaggtagacacaaaatgctggagtaactcagcggatcaggcagcatctccggagagaacgaatgggcgcCGTTTCGTAGTGGagtggacaaaatgtgtaagaaagaactgcagatgctggtttaaatcggaggtaTGGAGTggagtcgcccattccttctctccagatatgctgcctcacccgctgagttactccagcattttgtgtctacctgtgtatCAATTGGATGGAGGTCAATCTCATGCATGTCAGAGCTGCATTTTATCATTTCCTGAAGTTCCCTTGCTGTTCTTGCAGGACGAGGCCATATCAGCGTTGGAGCTGCAGAAACTCCTGCGGGAGATATTGCAGAAAACCGGTAAGCATGCCAGGGGAAACCAAGCTTACAAGAACACAAGTCTTTCATTTCAGTGAAGTGTTGCAGTCAACTCTTGTCTCCTTTTCTCTCCAGCTCTCAGTGAGAAGTGGGATCACTTTGGCCTGGATGCCTGCAAGAGCCTCATTACCCTGACAGATGTATCCTTCTGCGGAGTTGGAAGCCCCTGTGTGGTCAGGGCAGGGTgggatgtttggtttagtttagagagattttgtttagagaaacaggccctttcggcccaccgggtccgcgccgaccagcgatccccgcacattaacactatcccatacccactagggacaagttttacatttaccaagccaattaacctacaaacctgtgcgtctttggagtgtgggaggaaaccgaagatttcagagaaaacccacgcaggtcacggggagaacgtacaaactccatacagacagcacccggagtcaggatggaacccgggtctccggcgctgtgaggcagcaactctaccgctgcgccaccgtgctgcggaGACACTGCTGGTGGTAGTGTCCTGTCCTTCCCCCTTTCACCCCCTCTTAGACTGGACCAAGCTTCCTCGAAGATCGCCTGTTGCTTGTGAGCCTGGATTTTACAACCGGCCGATCATTTATTCTcagttagaaacaaggaaccgcaggcgCTGGTTTGCATGGAAAAaaagacaccgagtgctggagtaactcagcgggtcaggaagcatctcaggagaacatggatagatgacgtttcgcgtcaggtctgaagaagggtcccaacccaaaacgtcacctatccatgttctccacagatgctgcctgacctgctaaattactccagcactctgtgaaatgtcacctatccatgttccccacagatgctgcctgacccgctgagttactccagcactctgtgaaatgtcacctatccatgttctccacagatgctgcctgacccgctgagttactccagcactctgtgaaacgtcacctatccatgttctccacagatgctgcctgacccgctgagttactccagcactctgtgaaacatcacctatccatattccccacagatgctgcctgacccgctgagttattccagcactctgtgaaacgtcacctatccatgttctcctaagatgctgcctgacccgctgagttactctagcactctgtgaaacgtcacctatccatgttctccacagatgctgcctgacccgctgagctactccagcactctgtgaaacgtcacctatccatgttccccacagatgctgcctgacccgctgagttactccagcactctgtgaaacatcacctatccatgttccccacagatgctgcctgacccgctgagttactccagcactctgtgaaacgtcacctatccatgttctccacagatgctgcctgacccgctgagctactccagcactctgtgaaacgtcacctatccatgttccccacagatgctgcctgacccgctgagttactccagcactctgtgaaacatcacctatccatgttccccacagatgctgcctgacccgctgagttactccagcactctgtgaaacgtcacctatccatgttctcctaagatgctgcctgacccgctgagttactccagcactctgtgaaacgtcacctatccatgttccccacagatgctgcctgacccgctgacccgctgagttacttcagcacgctGTGTCTTTGTTCATTTGCAGGTTTCTACCTTCTAAAAATGCTGGAAGTTAATTGCACAGGAAGACTTCTCCACTGACACTGTCCTTTTAACTGATGAACTTTTGCTTGCTCTCCAGTCTAGGAATGAaatgctctctccctccccttaatGCAAGGTCATCTGCATTAATTAATGCAAATATATGCGACTACATCAAACACGGTTGCCTTGCCCACAACAAACATGGCCGACAAGATACTCTAACTGTTCACCACAGAATCCCATTGTATTTAGCTGGTAATCAAACAATTCCTTAACCAGTATAAACAGATCAATGGGTTTGGAAAAATGAGATTTGAGGGATTCAGTAACCTCTGGAGCAAAATCTGCCATTGGACAGTGAGTATTGGTGAATGATCGTTACCCTGTTTAATTTCTACTTTTTTCCGAGGTTCTTATCACAGGTCATCAAATGTTAACTGTCTTTCCCTGCGAACAGGCGCTGAATGTTCTgtgtatttgcagcattttctaatgtttttttaatatcaGTCAGAAGGTTCTGTTTTAAGAAGTTGTATTTTGTCTGATATTGAATTATTTTTTCTGATGATGGGCATACAAgagggtttactttagtttagtatagagatacagcgcggaaacaggcccttttgcccaccgggtctgtgccgaccagcgatccctatctaacactaacactatcctacaacacaaattttacatttaccaagtcagttaacctacaaacctgtatgtctttggagtgtgggaggaaaccgaagatctcggagaaaacctacgcagatcatggggagaacgtacaaactccatacagccagcacccgtagtcgggatcaaacccgggtctccggcgttgcattcgctgtcaggcagcaactctaccgctgcgccaccgtgaccggccTTAGATTGATTTACAATGATATGGAATACAAACCTATGATCTGCAGCTCATCCCTTAATTTGGGAAATGCTGGCGGATGATGTAAATTGAGCACTTACCTCTGCAAATTCTGCACGGGTTTATTTATTTGCATTCCTCAAGATGTCACGACATGTCCCAGCCTATTTGTGTTTATGCTGTTTTCTCCAGCAAGTCTTCAGTCGGTTCGATAAGAATGGATCAGGGACCATGGACAGTCAAGAGATGTTCACAGCCATCCAGGCAGCAGGTGAGGTGGGAGAGACATCTGTGGTCCTGCTTCATCCCTGCCaccagatagaatagaatagtttctttattgtcattgtaacatgggccatgtacaacgaaatttaaaatgtcagccagtcagtgcagcattcaaacatttctaaagctaacgaaacatccacggtaaaatattaaagataaacaactaaaataaatatcacggacaaagcagaTACACCATGTTTAGTTTGGttgcaagatacagcatggaaataggcacttcggcccaccgtgtccactctgaatgaatgaattaatgaatgaaaactttgtcattcagatatacacctagacacagtgcaccttgaacgaaatttcgttgcatctgACCACAATCACgcagtttcgtcccgaaacgttgcctatttccttcgtcccatagatgctgctgcacccgctgagtttctccagcacttttgtctaccttcgattttccagcatctgcagttccttcttaaacacatagatcTCTGGCACGTTGAGGCAGCAGCTTCCCCTTCTGCACCACCAGGAGCTTATACCTAAATTAACAGAACCCCGGCAGTCTTTGTCGGGTGGACGAGGGGGTGGGGCAAATCCAGAGAGTGTGGGGCACGTCACACTAACGAGCATACACACTGCCAAT
Coding sequences within:
- the LOC129714146 gene encoding calpain-9-like; this translates as MYPVPWSGGDRRPGFYGSSSVLLRNANVVPIPAGAPSPGPGQGLFEDLHFPADNSSLHGRGRTARFNTLISGWKRPQEICGSPQFVVDGTTRTDICQGALGDCWFLSVIACLSLNKDVMKQVIPPNQGFGTGYSGYFRFKFWQYGQWVEVIVDDRLPTVDTKLAFLYSKDNNEFWSPLLEKAYAKLKGCYESLYIGFPLEAMVDLTGGVPELFQIDEMPKNLWKFLKKLLDKGSIICCAKPGPVGVLSERGIISGHAYSVTGVDQVQQRADRVELVRVRNPWGRVEWNGAWSDGSTEWSTVSDKHRPQTVHLEDGEFWMSVEDFKSNFGSVEICHVSLEQLSNAEGKLKPWVQMVYEGRWVRGFSAGGNLRHKDKYYWMNPQFKLTLYEEDDDPDDSAVSCTFLVALAQKHRRRMQLAGAGFLFIGFDVFQGDPARAYLTQEDLRAAVPVLSTKEHKDSSEVSLRGCLPPGHYFIVPSTVNPNEEGEFLLRVFTEKGNRAAPVERNMLATDSPQVVPDLAYCPLPSAEDSRDLFDKYCGPDEAISALELQKLLREILQKTALSEKWDHFGLDACKSLITLTDINGFGKMRFEGFSNLWSKICHWTQVFSRFDKNGSGTMDSQEMFTAIQAAGFQVDEFLMQLVGLRYADPDLTLSYVNFICCLTKLDTMIRE